ATGATGAACGGCTGGAATAATTCGAGCGCGATTTTCTTCGGTAAGCCGCACTGGTGCAACTTGAGATTGGGACCGACGACGATCACCGAGCGGGCCGAGTAATCGACACGCTTGCCCAGCAAATTTTCGCGGAAGCGGCCTTGCTTGCCTTTGATCATGTCGGTGAGCGATTTGAGCGGCCGGTTGCTGCTGCCGAGCACGGGGCGCTTGCAACGGTTGTTGTCGAACAGCGCATCGACCGATTGCTGCAACATTCGCTTCTCGTTGCGAATGATGACTTCCGGCGCATTCAAATCGACCAGCTTCTTGAGCCGGTTGTTGCGATTAATGATGCGGCGATAGAGGTCGTTCAAGTCGCTGGTGGCGAAATTGCCGCTGTCGAGTAGCACCAGCGGGCGCAAATCGGGCGGAATGACCGGAATCACATCGAGCACCATCCATTCCGGCTTGTTGTCGCTGTCGCGGATGCTCTCGACGATCTTGAGCCGGTTAATTAGATCTTTTTTCTTTTGCTTTGAGTTCGTCTCGTGCAATTCTTGACGCAGTCGCTTGGAGAGTTCCACGAGGTCCATCACGGTGAGCAATTTGCGGACGGCCTCGGCCCCCATGTCGGCCTCGAAGGTTCCTTCGCCGTATTGCTCGCGCGCTTGACGATACTCCTCTTCAGTCAGCAATTGCTGTGGCTTAAGCGGCGTGTCTTTCGGGTCAATCACCACGTAGTCCTGGAAGTAGATCACTTTTTCCAGGCTGGTCGTCTTCATGTCGAGCAAATTTCCCAGCCGGCTCGGCATGGCCTTGAAAAACCAGATATGCACGACCGGGGCGGCCAGTTCGATGTGCCCCATTCGCTTGCGGCGCACGCGGCTGTGCGTCACCTTCACTCCGCAGCGGTCGCAGATCATTCCCTTGTACTTCATGCCGCGGTACTTGCCGCAGGCGCATTCCCAGTCTTTCTCCGGCCCAAAAATGCGCTCGCAGAACAGCCCATCGCGCTCGGGGCGATAGGTGCGGTAATTGATCGTCTCGGGCTTTTTCACCTCGCCAAACGACCAGCTACGAATATCGTGCGGCCGGGCAAGGCTGATTTTCACCGCCGAGTAATCATTAATGCGGTCGTAGGAAGTTTCGCCAATCGTACTCATGTAAAAAACTCCTTAGCGGGTTTTCTGAGGAGTGAAGGAATCAGAACTTTATTTTTGAATTCATTACGCGGATGGAAGAATCTAATGACTCTAGGATCTCCCATTCAACAGACTTTTTTCATCCGGGGACATTGCTGTGATTCGCTTGACCAATCCATAAACAATGAATCCGTCCTTGGACAATTCAATTTCCACCTTTTCAAAATCTTTTGTGAAATGCAGTTCATCGGTTGTGTTCGGCTGAAGGCAAATCTCATCTCCCAGCGGCTCTAACCATACAGCCACATTGTTTTCTGTGACATTTCTAAGTCTTATGTTTTGAACGCTGCGCGACGAAGACGTAAACAACCTCTTCAAATGAGCGAGCATTTATTGCGGAGTTCAAAACAGCGGCAAACTGCGAACTCGAATACGTTGTCTTTCAAAAATGACGATTGCTCCTGAATTCAGCGCCTCTTCAACGGACGGAAGATTGATTAACAATGTTCGAAGTTGATTTGCAGGGACGCGAGACAAATCTCCGCGAAACAAAATATATGACGGCCACTGGCTGGTTCTTTCGGCTAGCAAGGTTCCAAAATCGGTATCGGCCGATACCAGTACGCGTCGTTCGGCAACAGCCCGGTCGAAAATTATCGAGTCGTCGTTGGCATGCATTCCATATTCGCGAACAAGCACCGAATCGTGGCCGGACTCGCGAAGTTTCTCCGCCAGCCATGGCGATAGCGCATTGTCAACAAAGAATTTCATGCCGGTGCGACCATAGGTAACTCACGTTCTCGAACTGCTTCTGCCGCGTACTGCAAGCACTCTTGAATGTCTTCCCCTTCCAAATCCGGGTAATGTGACAGTATCTCCGAGTCACTCATCCGCTCTGCCACCATTTCAACAACGGTGGCAACGGGAATGCGAAGGCCGCGCACGCAGGGTACGCCGCCCATTTGCTCAGGTCGAACCGTAATGCGAGTAAACTTTGTCATCTCCGC
The sequence above is a segment of the Pirellulales bacterium genome. Coding sequences within it:
- a CDS encoding DUF5615 family PIN-like protein, with translation MKFFVDNALSPWLAEKLRESGHDSVLVREYGMHANDDSIIFDRAVAERRVLVSADTDFGTLLAERTSQWPSYILFRGDLSRVPANQLRTLLINLPSVEEALNSGAIVIFERQRIRVRSLPLF
- a CDS encoding DUF433 domain-containing protein, with the protein product MTKFTRITVRPEQMGGVPCVRGLRIPVATVVEMVAERMSDSEILSHYPDLEGEDIQECLQYAAEAVRERELPMVAPA